A genomic window from Lycium barbarum isolate Lr01 chromosome 4, ASM1917538v2, whole genome shotgun sequence includes:
- the LOC132635787 gene encoding casein kinase 1-like protein 3 isoform X2 gives MERIIGEKYKLGRKIGSGSFGVIYLATHIETFEIVAVKIENRQTRHPQLLYEAKLYTILQGGSGIPNIKWRGVDGNDSVLIIDLLGPSLEDLVVHCGRKFSLKTVLMLADQMITRIEYLHSKGFLHRDIKPDNFLMGLGRKANQVYVIDFGLAKRYRDPVTNRHIPYRENKNLTGTARYASCNTHLGIEQSRRDDLESLGYVLLYFLRGSLPWQGLKADTKKQKYDKIREKKVSTPIEVLCKSLPVEFASYLHYCHSLTFDQRPDYGFLKRLFRDLFTREGYKMDYVFDWTILKYQQTQRSKSQLELPSLHPLSVTTGTGALPKVLNKQAEATKQKISGNFVRGDASATNLKPDNRTGKNVMHKVGKLVLQAASCIS, from the exons ATGGAGAGAATAATTGGAGAGAAGTATAAGTTGGGTAGAAAGATTGGAAGCGGTTCTTTTGGGGTTATATATCTTG CTACCCACATTGAAACTTTTGAGATTGTTGCTGTTAAAATT GAAAATAGGCAGACAAGACACCCTCAGTTGCTTTATGAGGCAAAGCTGTACACTATACTTCAGGGAGGAA GTGGTATTCCTAATATAAAATGGCGTGGGGTTGATGGGAATGACAGTGTCCTCATTATTGACCTGCTTGGTCCCAGTCTTGAAGACCTTGTTGTACACTGTGGGAGGAAATTTTCACTGAAAACTGTCCTAATGTTGGCAGATCAGATG ATTACGAGAATAGAGTATTTGCATTCAAAAGGATTTCTGCATAGAGACATAAAACCAGATAACTTCCTCATGGGTCTTGGCAGGAAGGCAAATCAG GTctatgttattgattttggaCTTGCAAAAAGATATCGTGACCCCGTCACAAACCGTCATATTCCTTACAG AGAGAACAAGAACCTGACAGGGACAGCAAGGTATGCCAGTTGCAATACACATTTGGGAATAG AGCAAAGCCGGAGGGATGATCTGGAATCTCTTGGCTATGTTCTTTTATATTTCTTGAGAGGCAG CCTTCCGTGGCAGGGTCTAAAAGCTGATACAAAGAAGCAAAAATATGACAAGATCCGTGAGAAAAAAGTATCAACACCAATTGAG GTTTTATGCAAATCTCTTCCGGTGGAGTTTGCTTCATACTTGCATTATTGTCACTCTTTAACATTTGACCAGCGCCCTGATTATGGATTCCTGAAACGCTTGTTTCGTGACTTATTTACACGTGAAG GTTATAAAATGGATTATGTGTTTGATTGGACCATCTTGAAATATCAGCAGACACAGAGGTCAAAGTCGCAGCTAGAACTACCT AGTCTTCATCCACTTTCTGTAACGACGGGTACTGGAGCGTTGCCAAAGGTTTTAAATAAGCAAG CTGAAGCTACAAAACAGAAGATATCAGGTAATTTTGTACGTGGTGATGCATCAGCAACCAATCTGAAACCGGACAATCGTACTGGAAAAAAT gTCATGCACAAAGTGGGAAAGCTGGTGCTTCAAGCAGCAAGCTGCATTTCTTGA
- the LOC132635787 gene encoding casein kinase 1-like protein 3 isoform X1 gives MERIIGEKYKLGRKIGSGSFGVIYLATHIETFEIVAVKIENRQTRHPQLLYEAKLYTILQGGSGIPNIKWRGVDGNDSVLIIDLLGPSLEDLVVHCGRKFSLKTVLMLADQMITRIEYLHSKGFLHRDIKPDNFLMGLGRKANQVYVIDFGLAKRYRDPVTNRHIPYRENKNLTGTARYASCNTHLGIEQSRRDDLESLGYVLLYFLRGSLPWQGLKADTKKQKYDKIREKKVSTPIEVLCKSLPVEFASYLHYCHSLTFDQRPDYGFLKRLFRDLFTREGYKMDYVFDWTILKYQQTQRSKSQLELPSLHPLSVTTGTGALPKVLNKQAEATKQKISGNFVRGDASATNLKPDNRTGKNITSDASIPSTSLADAFKRSFPKHEDSIEVGNVGHAQSGKAGASSSKLHFLSRMSSR, from the exons ATGGAGAGAATAATTGGAGAGAAGTATAAGTTGGGTAGAAAGATTGGAAGCGGTTCTTTTGGGGTTATATATCTTG CTACCCACATTGAAACTTTTGAGATTGTTGCTGTTAAAATT GAAAATAGGCAGACAAGACACCCTCAGTTGCTTTATGAGGCAAAGCTGTACACTATACTTCAGGGAGGAA GTGGTATTCCTAATATAAAATGGCGTGGGGTTGATGGGAATGACAGTGTCCTCATTATTGACCTGCTTGGTCCCAGTCTTGAAGACCTTGTTGTACACTGTGGGAGGAAATTTTCACTGAAAACTGTCCTAATGTTGGCAGATCAGATG ATTACGAGAATAGAGTATTTGCATTCAAAAGGATTTCTGCATAGAGACATAAAACCAGATAACTTCCTCATGGGTCTTGGCAGGAAGGCAAATCAG GTctatgttattgattttggaCTTGCAAAAAGATATCGTGACCCCGTCACAAACCGTCATATTCCTTACAG AGAGAACAAGAACCTGACAGGGACAGCAAGGTATGCCAGTTGCAATACACATTTGGGAATAG AGCAAAGCCGGAGGGATGATCTGGAATCTCTTGGCTATGTTCTTTTATATTTCTTGAGAGGCAG CCTTCCGTGGCAGGGTCTAAAAGCTGATACAAAGAAGCAAAAATATGACAAGATCCGTGAGAAAAAAGTATCAACACCAATTGAG GTTTTATGCAAATCTCTTCCGGTGGAGTTTGCTTCATACTTGCATTATTGTCACTCTTTAACATTTGACCAGCGCCCTGATTATGGATTCCTGAAACGCTTGTTTCGTGACTTATTTACACGTGAAG GTTATAAAATGGATTATGTGTTTGATTGGACCATCTTGAAATATCAGCAGACACAGAGGTCAAAGTCGCAGCTAGAACTACCT AGTCTTCATCCACTTTCTGTAACGACGGGTACTGGAGCGTTGCCAAAGGTTTTAAATAAGCAAG CTGAAGCTACAAAACAGAAGATATCAGGTAATTTTGTACGTGGTGATGCATCAGCAACCAATCTGAAACCGGACAATCGTACTGGAAAAAAT ATAACAAGCGATGCGTCTATTCCTTCTACATCGTTGGCTGATGCCTTCAAGAGAAGCTTCCCAAAACACGAAGATTcaattgaagttggaaatgtaggTCATGCACAAAGTGGGAAAGCTGGTGCTTCAAGCAGCAAGCTGCATTTCTTGAGCAGGATGTCTTCTAGGTGA
- the LOC132635789 gene encoding VAN3-binding protein-like isoform X1 has protein sequence METAGSCGVKCKSNRLEGINEDSAANWLSVSCPPPETPTESMEFLARSWSLSAKELSKALSHTKQTSHPDEKMSFPSLQAQHGKTSIIEEPQEQTLPNCDSPPVSPRGSDDTKELFLLHQALNPDFLSNHHLLKAGLYRTVMRGKTLGRWLKDQKEKKKQELRTHSAHVHAAVSVAGVAAAVAALATSSVTFPEKSTAQHKTSSKISTAIASAAALVASHCIEIAEDMGAEQDQILSIINSAINARTSGDIMTLTAGAATALRGAATLRARLQKGNGAAAVALADERVEGSKESTVTAALSFVAKGGELLKRTRKGDLHWKQVSFNISPDWQVIVKMKSKYMAGTFTKKKKCMVSAVYCDIPAWPGRDEEQDEQKCYFGIQTAERMIEFECRNKGEKQMWVDGIQQMLCCRMTRT, from the exons ATGGAAACGGCGGGCTCTTGCGGTGTTAAATGCAAGTCAAATAGGTTGGAAGGGATCAATGAAGATAGTGCAGCAAATTGGCTATCAGTGTCATGCCCTCCACCAGAAACTCCTACCGAATCTATGGAGTTCCTTGCAAGATCATGGAGTCTGTCAGCTAAGGAACTCTCTAAAGCTCTTTCTCACACAAAACAAACAAGTCATCCAGACGAGAAGATGTCGTTCCCTTCGTTACAAGCACAACATGGAAAGACCTCGATTATTGAGGAACCT CAAGAACAAACACTACCTAACTGTGATAGCCCTCCAGTTTCTCCGAGGGGAAGTGATGATACAAAG GAATTGTTTTTACTACATCAGGCGCTCAATCCAGATTTCCTCTCCAATCATCATTTGTTGAAAGCTGGG CTCTACAGGACCGTAATGCGTGGTAAGACACTGGGTAGATGGCTGAAagatcaaaaagaaaagaaaaaacaagagCTTAGAACTCACAGTGCCCATGTGCATGCAGCAGTTTCAGTAGCAGGGGTTGCAGCTGCAGTGGCCGCTCTTGCAACCTCATCAGTAACTTTTCCAGAGAAATCCACAGCCCAACACAAGACATCTTCAAAGATTTCAACGGCAATTGCATCTGCAGCAGCTTTAGTTGCATCCCACTGTATTGAAATTGCAGAGGACATGGGTGCTGAACAGGACCAAATCTTATCAATCATAAATTCAGCTATCAATGCAAGAACTAGTGGAGACATCATGACTCTAACTGCTGGAGCTGCTACAG CATTGAGAGGCGCTGCCACTCTAAGGGCGAGGCTACAGAAAGGAAATGGAGCTGCAGCTGTTGCACTAGCTGATGAGCGTGTCGAAGGTAGCAAAGAATCAACTGTTACAGCAGCTCTTAGTTTTGTTGCCAAAGGGGGAGAACTGCTCAAACGTACAAGAAAAG GAGATCTCCACTGGAAACAAGTCTCTTTCAATATAAGCCCTGATTGGCAG GTGATAGTTAAAATGAAAAGCAAGTACATGGCAGGAACATtcacaaagaaaaagaaat GTATGGTCTCTGCAGTCTATTGTGACATACCAGCATGGCCTGGACGAGATGAGGAACAAGACGAGCAGAAGTGCTACTTCGGGATACAAACTGCTGAGAGGATGATTGAATTTGAGTGCAGAAACAAAGGGGAGAAACAAATGTGGGTGGATGGGATTCAACAAATGTTGTGCTGCCGCATGACCAGGACATGA
- the LOC132635789 gene encoding VAN3-binding protein-like isoform X3: METAGSCGVKCKSNRLEGINEDSAANWLSVSCPPPETPTESMEFLARSWSLSAKELSKALSHTKQTSHPDEKMSFPSLQAQHGKTSIIEEPQEQTLPNCDSPPVSPRGSDDTKELFLLHQALNPDFLSNHHLLKAGLYRTVMRAVSVAGVAAAVAALATSSVTFPEKSTAQHKTSSKISTAIASAAALVASHCIEIAEDMGAEQDQILSIINSAINARTSGDIMTLTAGAATALRGAATLRARLQKGNGAAAVALADERVEGSKESTVTAALSFVAKGGELLKRTRKGDLHWKQVSFNISPDWQVIVKMKSKYMAGTFTKKKKCMVSAVYCDIPAWPGRDEEQDEQKCYFGIQTAERMIEFECRNKGEKQMWVDGIQQMLCCRMTRT, translated from the exons ATGGAAACGGCGGGCTCTTGCGGTGTTAAATGCAAGTCAAATAGGTTGGAAGGGATCAATGAAGATAGTGCAGCAAATTGGCTATCAGTGTCATGCCCTCCACCAGAAACTCCTACCGAATCTATGGAGTTCCTTGCAAGATCATGGAGTCTGTCAGCTAAGGAACTCTCTAAAGCTCTTTCTCACACAAAACAAACAAGTCATCCAGACGAGAAGATGTCGTTCCCTTCGTTACAAGCACAACATGGAAAGACCTCGATTATTGAGGAACCT CAAGAACAAACACTACCTAACTGTGATAGCCCTCCAGTTTCTCCGAGGGGAAGTGATGATACAAAG GAATTGTTTTTACTACATCAGGCGCTCAATCCAGATTTCCTCTCCAATCATCATTTGTTGAAAGCTGGG CTCTACAGGACCGTAATGCGTG CAGTTTCAGTAGCAGGGGTTGCAGCTGCAGTGGCCGCTCTTGCAACCTCATCAGTAACTTTTCCAGAGAAATCCACAGCCCAACACAAGACATCTTCAAAGATTTCAACGGCAATTGCATCTGCAGCAGCTTTAGTTGCATCCCACTGTATTGAAATTGCAGAGGACATGGGTGCTGAACAGGACCAAATCTTATCAATCATAAATTCAGCTATCAATGCAAGAACTAGTGGAGACATCATGACTCTAACTGCTGGAGCTGCTACAG CATTGAGAGGCGCTGCCACTCTAAGGGCGAGGCTACAGAAAGGAAATGGAGCTGCAGCTGTTGCACTAGCTGATGAGCGTGTCGAAGGTAGCAAAGAATCAACTGTTACAGCAGCTCTTAGTTTTGTTGCCAAAGGGGGAGAACTGCTCAAACGTACAAGAAAAG GAGATCTCCACTGGAAACAAGTCTCTTTCAATATAAGCCCTGATTGGCAG GTGATAGTTAAAATGAAAAGCAAGTACATGGCAGGAACATtcacaaagaaaaagaaat GTATGGTCTCTGCAGTCTATTGTGACATACCAGCATGGCCTGGACGAGATGAGGAACAAGACGAGCAGAAGTGCTACTTCGGGATACAAACTGCTGAGAGGATGATTGAATTTGAGTGCAGAAACAAAGGGGAGAAACAAATGTGGGTGGATGGGATTCAACAAATGTTGTGCTGCCGCATGACCAGGACATGA
- the LOC132635789 gene encoding VAN3-binding protein-like isoform X2, protein METAGSCGVKCKSNRLEGINEDSAANWLSVSCPPPETPTESMEFLARSWSLSAKELSKALSHTKQTSHPDEKMSFPSLQAQHGKTSIIEEPELFLLHQALNPDFLSNHHLLKAGLYRTVMRGKTLGRWLKDQKEKKKQELRTHSAHVHAAVSVAGVAAAVAALATSSVTFPEKSTAQHKTSSKISTAIASAAALVASHCIEIAEDMGAEQDQILSIINSAINARTSGDIMTLTAGAATALRGAATLRARLQKGNGAAAVALADERVEGSKESTVTAALSFVAKGGELLKRTRKGDLHWKQVSFNISPDWQVIVKMKSKYMAGTFTKKKKCMVSAVYCDIPAWPGRDEEQDEQKCYFGIQTAERMIEFECRNKGEKQMWVDGIQQMLCCRMTRT, encoded by the exons ATGGAAACGGCGGGCTCTTGCGGTGTTAAATGCAAGTCAAATAGGTTGGAAGGGATCAATGAAGATAGTGCAGCAAATTGGCTATCAGTGTCATGCCCTCCACCAGAAACTCCTACCGAATCTATGGAGTTCCTTGCAAGATCATGGAGTCTGTCAGCTAAGGAACTCTCTAAAGCTCTTTCTCACACAAAACAAACAAGTCATCCAGACGAGAAGATGTCGTTCCCTTCGTTACAAGCACAACATGGAAAGACCTCGATTATTGAGGAACCT GAATTGTTTTTACTACATCAGGCGCTCAATCCAGATTTCCTCTCCAATCATCATTTGTTGAAAGCTGGG CTCTACAGGACCGTAATGCGTGGTAAGACACTGGGTAGATGGCTGAAagatcaaaaagaaaagaaaaaacaagagCTTAGAACTCACAGTGCCCATGTGCATGCAGCAGTTTCAGTAGCAGGGGTTGCAGCTGCAGTGGCCGCTCTTGCAACCTCATCAGTAACTTTTCCAGAGAAATCCACAGCCCAACACAAGACATCTTCAAAGATTTCAACGGCAATTGCATCTGCAGCAGCTTTAGTTGCATCCCACTGTATTGAAATTGCAGAGGACATGGGTGCTGAACAGGACCAAATCTTATCAATCATAAATTCAGCTATCAATGCAAGAACTAGTGGAGACATCATGACTCTAACTGCTGGAGCTGCTACAG CATTGAGAGGCGCTGCCACTCTAAGGGCGAGGCTACAGAAAGGAAATGGAGCTGCAGCTGTTGCACTAGCTGATGAGCGTGTCGAAGGTAGCAAAGAATCAACTGTTACAGCAGCTCTTAGTTTTGTTGCCAAAGGGGGAGAACTGCTCAAACGTACAAGAAAAG GAGATCTCCACTGGAAACAAGTCTCTTTCAATATAAGCCCTGATTGGCAG GTGATAGTTAAAATGAAAAGCAAGTACATGGCAGGAACATtcacaaagaaaaagaaat GTATGGTCTCTGCAGTCTATTGTGACATACCAGCATGGCCTGGACGAGATGAGGAACAAGACGAGCAGAAGTGCTACTTCGGGATACAAACTGCTGAGAGGATGATTGAATTTGAGTGCAGAAACAAAGGGGAGAAACAAATGTGGGTGGATGGGATTCAACAAATGTTGTGCTGCCGCATGACCAGGACATGA